The proteins below are encoded in one region of Dioscorea cayenensis subsp. rotundata cultivar TDr96_F1 chromosome 18, TDr96_F1_v2_PseudoChromosome.rev07_lg8_w22 25.fasta, whole genome shotgun sequence:
- the LOC120281876 gene encoding pentatricopeptide repeat-containing protein At3g62890-like: protein MLSTGFLNDTFAASRLLSFSSAAPFLDLDYSRRLLFQIHHPNCFSWNTLMRAHSRRDSPQWAILLYRLMLASDLVPDNHTFPILLQASALRLCGLEGKQVHAQACRFGFDSDVYVVNTLVNMYSVCGDLGYARKVFDFSPVLDSVSWNSILAGYVQAGYVELAVEVFDRMPERNTIAENSMIVLFGRCGRVRDARKVFNGVHVRDIVTWSAMVSCYEQNEMYLEALEVFSDMRREGVCVDEILMVSVLSACARLGILEGGKSLHGLIVRMGIDTYVNLHNALIHMYASCEDIGSAGGLFDSAGIADQISWNSMISGYVKCGLVEEARKFFDAMPQRDIVSWSTMISGYSQHDRFSETLELFSEMQMESIRPDETTLVGVITACARLSALEQGKWVHTYIRKNNFNINVFLGTTLVDMYMKCGCVETALTVFNEMQERGVSTWNAVILGLAMNGLVDESLRKFSEMEKCGVLPNEITFVGVLGACRQAGLVDEGRHHFNSMKEVYKIVPNVKHYGCMVDLLGRTGLLREAEVLIESMPMVPDVATWGALLGACKKHGDTQMGERLGKKLIELEPQHDGFHVLLSNLYASRGMWNGVVELRGLMKQKGVVKTPGCSMIESKGVVHEFLAGDISHPQIKEINKMLDEISQRLKVEGYEPDTGDVAFDIEEEEKETSIYRHSEKLAIAFGLISTLPPEPIRIMKNLRICGDCHAAAKIISRAFKREILIRDRRLFHHFKEGVCSCADYW, encoded by the coding sequence ATGCTCTCTACTGGCTTCCTCAACGACACCTTCGCCGCAAGCCGCCTCCTTTCCTTCTCCTCTGCCGCTCCATTCCTCGATCTCGACTACTCTCGCCGTCTTCTCTTCCAAATTCACCACCCCAATTGCTTCTCCTGGAACACCCTCATGCGTGCTCATTCTCGCCGGGATTCCCCTCAATGGGCGATCTTGCTGTATAGATTGATGTTGGCTAGTGATTTGGTTCCGGATAATCACACTTTCCCGATTCTTCTTCAGGCTTCGGCTCTTCGGCTTTGTGGATTGGAAGGGAAGCAGGTGCATGCTCAGGCTTGCAGGTTCGGTTTTGATTCTGATGTTTATGTGGTGAATACTTTGGTGAATATGTATTCTGTTTGTGGTGATTTGGGATATGCGCGCAAGGTGTTTGATTTTAGTCCCGTGTTGGATTCTGTGTCTTGGAATTCGATTCTTGCGGGTTATGTTCAGGCTGGGTATGTTGAGCTAGCGGTTGAGGTTTTTGATCGAATGCCTGAACGGAACACAATTGCTGAGAATTCTATGATTGTGTTGTTTGGGAGGTGTGGGAGGGTTCGTGATGCTCGCAAGGTGTTTAATGGAGTGCATGTGAGGGATATTGTGACATGGAGTGCCATGGTCTCGTGTTATGAGCAGAATGAGATGTATCTGGAGGCGTTAGAGGTGTTTTCGGATATGCGTAGGGAAGGAGTTTGTGTTGATGAGATATTGATGGTCAGTGTACTTTCTGCTTGTGCTCGTCTTGGAATTTTGGAAGGAGGAAAATCACTTCATGGATTGATTGTTAGAATGGGGATTGATACTTATGTTAATCTTCATAATGCATTGATTCATATGTATGCAAGCTGTGAGGATATTGGTTCAGCGGGGGGGTTATTTGATTCAGCTGGCATTGCGGATCAAATATCTTGGAATTCTATGATATCTGGTTATGTGAAGTGTGGGCTTGTTGAGGAGGCGAGGAAGTTTTTTGATGCCATGCCCCAGAGAGACATTGTCTCGTGGAGCACAATGATTTCTGGTTATTCTCAGCATGACCGGTTCTCAGAGACATTGGAATTATTCAGCGAGATGCAAATGGAGTCAATCAGGCCTGATGAGACCACTTTGGTTGGTGTTATTACGGCATGCGCTCGTCTATCTGCTTTAGAACAAGGGAAATGGGTTCATACTTATATAAGGAAgaataatttcaatataaatGTGTTTCTTGGTACTACTCTTGTTGATATGTACATGAAATGTGGGTGTGTGGAAACAGCCTTGACAGTTTTCAATGAGATGCAAGAAAGAGGTGTTTCTACATGGAATGCTGTTATATTGGGATTGGCCATGAATGGGCTGGTTGATGAGTCACTCCGAAAATTCTCTGAGATGGAAAAGTGTGGAGTGCTACCAAATGAGATAACTTTTGTGGGAGTTCTGGGGGCTTGCCGCCAAGCTGGATTGGTAGATGAGGGGCGTCACCACTTTAATTCAATGAAAGAAGTCTATAAGATAGTGCCAAATGTGAAGCACTATGGTTGCATGGTTGACCTCCTTGGTCGGACAGGCTTGCTTAGAGAAGCAGAGGTACTCATAGAAAGTATGCCAATGGTTCCCGATGTAGCTACTTGGGGTGCTTTGCTTGGGGCCTGCAAGAAACATGGTGACACTCAGATGGGAGAGAGGCTTGGGAAGAAGCTCATTGAGCTTGAGCCCCAGCATGATGGCTTCCATGTGTTGCTATCAAACTTGTATGCATCAAGGGGGATGTGGAATGGTGTTGTGGAGCTCAGAGGCTTAATGAAGCAAAAAGGAGTTGTGAAAACACCGGGATGTAGCATGATAGAATCCAAAGGTGTTGTTCATGAATTTTTGGCAGGTGACATATCTCACCCTCAAATTAAAGAGATCAACAAAATGCTTGATGAGATAAGTCAAAGGTTAAAAGTGGAAGGCTATGAACCAGACACCGGTGATGTTGCCTTTGACATTGAAGAGGAGGAAAAGGAAACCTCTATCTATAGACATAGTGAAAAGCTGGCAATTGCTTTTGGGCTTATCAGCACATTACCACCAGAGCCTATTCGAATAATGAAGAACTTGAGGATATGTGGTGATTGTCATGCTGCAGCAAAAATCATTTCCAGAGCTTTCAAACGTGAAATCCTGATTAGGGATCGGAGACTCTTCCACCATTTCAAAGAGGGTGTTTGCTCATGTGCAGATTATTGGTAA